One window from the genome of Bacteroidota bacterium encodes:
- a CDS encoding Snf7 family protein, with protein MQAGIIEEMVEDTLEDALGDDDELEDDAQEEVDKVLFELTAGLLFVLYSDWMSHWPISRW; from the coding sequence TTGCAGGCAGGTATTATCGAGGAGATGGTAGAAGACACACTTGAGGACGCTCTGGGTGATGATGACGAACTGGAAGATGATGCACAGGAGGAGGTGGACAAGGTGCTGTTTGAACTAACAGCAGGTCTGTTGTTTGTCCTGTATTCCGATTGGATGAGTCACTGGCCAATCAGCCGGTGGTGA
- a CDS encoding VOC family protein, which yields MSIDPGVKVGHIHLKVADLERAIAFYNGVLGFDITARYGKDAAFLSAGGYHHHIGLNTWQSKNGKPPAAGTTGLFHVAFVYPTRVLLAEALKRVLDAGITLDGAADHGVSQALYLRDPDENGVELYWDRPKDAWPRLANGDLEMYTRPLDIDALLNTLSI from the coding sequence ATGTCCATAGATCCAGGCGTTAAAGTTGGCCACATCCACCTGAAAGTGGCAGATCTCGAACGGGCCATTGCATTCTACAACGGCGTGTTAGGATTTGATATCACCGCGCGATATGGCAAAGATGCCGCCTTTCTTAGCGCCGGCGGCTACCACCACCACATCGGTTTAAATACCTGGCAGAGTAAAAACGGCAAACCGCCTGCCGCAGGGACAACCGGCCTGTTTCATGTGGCCTTTGTCTACCCAACCCGCGTACTCCTTGCTGAAGCCCTTAAGCGTGTGCTCGATGCAGGCATCACGCTGGATGGTGCTGCAGACCACGGCGTGAGCCAGGCGCTTTATTTACGCGACCCCGACGAAAACGGCGTTGAACTCTACTGGGACCGGCCAAAAGATGCGTGGCCAAGGCTTGCAAACGGTGATCTTGAAATGTACACCCGTCCCCTTGATATTGACGCCCTGCTCAATACATTGTCCATCTAA
- a CDS encoding nuclear transport factor 2 family protein, with protein MTPAALVREWIQRFNRGDVEGLAALYAEEATNHQVVTDPLVGREAIRKMFEIEFGRATMTCIEESLHEAGEWAILEWTDPTGLRGCGFFHVQNNKIVFQRGYFDQLTFFKLQGIPIPDTYLGPFD; from the coding sequence ATGACGCCAGCTGCCCTCGTACGCGAATGGATCCAGCGCTTCAACCGAGGAGATGTTGAAGGACTTGCCGCGCTGTACGCTGAAGAAGCAACCAACCATCAGGTAGTAACCGATCCACTTGTTGGACGAGAGGCCATCCGCAAGATGTTTGAGATAGAATTTGGACGTGCAACGATGACCTGCATAGAAGAAAGCCTGCACGAAGCCGGCGAATGGGCCATCCTGGAATGGACAGACCCAACCGGACTCCGCGGCTGCGGGTTCTTCCATGTGCAAAACAACAAAATTGTATTCCAGCGCGGCTACTTCGACCAGCTTACCTTCTTCAAACTGCAAGGCATCCCAATCCCAGATACATACCTGGGCCCATTTGACTAG